TTTAATACATTAGTTAACGCATTACTGAATAAAATAATTGTTTATGCGTTGAATTACAGATGAATAGGTTCGGCATTTTTTCTCTATGTTTATCCATGTATTGCCGGCCAAATCCCGCATCTATTTAACTTTTTCTATCTTTTACCCTTCCAAACTCAAATTTGACTAATATTATCTATTTTTGTGCCATGATTTTTTTAGCACAAGCAATCAGTCAGGCTTTTAAAGCGTCGTTTGAAATAGATATAGAACCTTCCCAGATTACTTTAGAACAAACAAAAAAAGAATTCGAAGGGCATCAAACCCTAGTTGTTTTTCCTTTTGTAAGACAAACAAAGAAATCTCCGGAACAAACTGCTCAGATTTTAGGAGAATACCTTAAAGAAAATTATAAAGAAATAGAAAGCTTCAACGTTATTAAAGGCTTTTTGAATATTGTTTATTCGGATGCTTTTTGGTTGAATGTATTTCAGACAGAGATTTCAGCAGATGACTTTGCTCAAATGCCTTTTAATGGGGAAAAAGTAATGGTGGAATATTCTTCACCGAATACAAATAAGCCATTACATCTAGGACATATCAGAAATAATTTGTTGGGTTTTTCAGTTGCCGAGCTATTAAAGGCGAGCGGATATCAGGTTATTAAAGCAAATCTGGTAAACGACCGTGGAATACATATCTGTAAGTCTATGTTGGCATGGCAGAAATTTGGCAATGGAGAAACTCCCGAAAGTTCAGGCTTAAAAGGAGATCACCTGGTTGGGAAATACTATGTAATCTTTGATAAAGAATACAAAAAAGAAATAGAAGGTTTAAAAGCCCAAGGCAAAACTGAAGAAGAGGCAAAGAAAGAAGCTCCATTAATTAAAGAAGCGCAAGCGATGCTATTAAAATGGGAGCAGGGAGATCAGGAAGTTATTCAATTATGGAAAACCATGAATTCCTGGGTGTATGCCGGTTTCGAAGAAACTTATAAAGAATTGGGGGTTAACTTTGACAAGTTTTACTACGAGTCTGATACTTACCTTCTGGGGAAAGATATTGTAGAAGAAGGCTTAGCTAAAGGCGTTTTCTTCAAAAAAGAAGATAACTCTGTTTGGATTGACCTTACAGAAGATGGTCTGGATGAAAAACTGGTAAGGAGAGGAGACGGCACCTCAGTTTATATTACTCAGGATTTAGGAACAGCTCAGCTTAAATATGATGAATTTGGCGTAGACAGATCCATATATGTTGTAGGAAACGAACAGGACTACCATTTTAAGGTGTTGTTTTTAATTCTGAAAAAACTGGGCAAAACCTGGGCTGATGGATTATACCATTTATCATATGGAATGGTTGACTTACCTAGCGGTAAAATGAAATCCAGGGAAGGAACTGTGGTAGACGCAGATGATCTGATAGAAGAAATGCGTGTTACTGCGAAAGAGAAAACAGAAGCGTTGGGAAAAGTAGATCATTTTGATGATGAAGAAAAGGAAAAACTTTATCATATGATAGGAATGGGGGCGTTAAAATACTTTCTGTTAAAAGTAGAACCGAAAAAGCGTTTACTGTTCGATCCGAAAGAATCTATAGATTTCCAGGGAAATACCGGACCTTTTATCCAATACTCACATGCCAGAATAAAGTCTGTATTAAATAAAGCAGGTTACGATAATCAAAATATTTCAACTGTCAATCCTGAAAAATTGCAGGAAACTGAATTAGAACTGATTCAAGTTTTAAGCAGGTATCCGTCCGTATTAAACGCTGCTGCCAGAGATTTTAACCCAGGAGCCATAGCCAATTATACTTACGATTTAGCTAAAGCCTATAATAAATTCTATCAGTCAGAAACGATTTTGAAAGTAGAAGATGCAGATTTGAAAACATTCCGATTAAAACTTTCTTATCATACAGCCGATACTATTAGAAAAGCTATGGCACTTTTGGGAATAGAAGTCCCTGAAAGAATGTAATCTATTGTATCAGTTAGAAAAAGGGTGTTTTAAAACATCCTTTTTTATTGCTGGTACATTTCTTTTTAAAGAGTCAGAATTCCTATTTAACTACACTAAGGTCAGCTCGGGATAACCTTGTTGATTTTCAGATGAATTCCCTTCAGAACTCCCGAATGCCAGTCAGGAAAGTTGAGCAGGACAAAAGTCGGTGATTAGGTT
This genomic interval from Pseudopedobacter saltans DSM 12145 contains the following:
- the argS gene encoding arginine--tRNA ligase produces the protein MIFLAQAISQAFKASFEIDIEPSQITLEQTKKEFEGHQTLVVFPFVRQTKKSPEQTAQILGEYLKENYKEIESFNVIKGFLNIVYSDAFWLNVFQTEISADDFAQMPFNGEKVMVEYSSPNTNKPLHLGHIRNNLLGFSVAELLKASGYQVIKANLVNDRGIHICKSMLAWQKFGNGETPESSGLKGDHLVGKYYVIFDKEYKKEIEGLKAQGKTEEEAKKEAPLIKEAQAMLLKWEQGDQEVIQLWKTMNSWVYAGFEETYKELGVNFDKFYYESDTYLLGKDIVEEGLAKGVFFKKEDNSVWIDLTEDGLDEKLVRRGDGTSVYITQDLGTAQLKYDEFGVDRSIYVVGNEQDYHFKVLFLILKKLGKTWADGLYHLSYGMVDLPSGKMKSREGTVVDADDLIEEMRVTAKEKTEALGKVDHFDDEEKEKLYHMIGMGALKYFLLKVEPKKRLLFDPKESIDFQGNTGPFIQYSHARIKSVLNKAGYDNQNISTVNPEKLQETELELIQVLSRYPSVLNAAARDFNPGAIANYTYDLAKAYNKFYQSETILKVEDADLKTFRLKLSYHTADTIRKAMALLGIEVPERM